A single Parabacteroides timonensis DNA region contains:
- a CDS encoding SusC/RagA family TonB-linked outer membrane protein: MKLTTGFLLLCSAFAFANPANSQNAKVSLNKQQAHLSEVLEAIESQTDYLFISNRNIDLKQNVSVNVSDVSVREVLETILKNTGLTFKLEGVNIVLSKRDEDASAQAAQQDRKITGTVVDQTGYPVIGANVVVKGTTNGTVTDLDGKFSLEVPAGAVLSITYIGYVEQEMKVGNESVLAVVLKEDSQALDEVVVVGYGTQKKVNVIGSIAMVGAEKLENRATSSVVSALTGQMPGVTITQPGGRPGDNTGTIRVRGVGSFGATPDALVLIDGIPGNMTDINPNDIESVSVLKDASTAAIYGARAANGVVLVTTKLGKEQKVAISYNGYVGFNRATELPQYVDSWDYARLLNQAEGITRFTDADIQAMRDGSQPDRWANEKFVDDIFSGNGIQTGHDISVTGGNDRSQYFTSFGYLSQDGIVPGNNYSRYTARVNLTSNLTDNLKMTVRMRGDHATTKEPGTAGAIDGDGMLLLIQQGLRFPGYRPSMLSDGTWGPGVKNFGTPKAWLASESFSEKPVKRFNATVSLDYEPIKGLKLTATGAYNFTNAQEKDYKATLPVNIDGTINTLGPSKLKEKNTNTEYKSFQATANYVKTFNELHNLDVLVGYSWEDERERDLEAGRQNFPNNNYPYLTVGSPDVQTNTGGGKDWVIQSVFGRAQYNYAERYLAEVTMRYDGSSRFPSDSRYAFFPSGAIGWRISEENFMKENEKLSFISNLKLKASVGILGNNNIGNYAYHSVYVLGNEYNYPLGGVIQQGAQLVNYTDPKLKWETTRTVDAGFESILWNGLLSANISYFHRYTYDILFKPNASASSIFGLNMSEVNTGEALNHGWEFEVGHRNTIGEFSYGVNANFSVINNEVKSLGVGNVDQPNGMVGNGSDLFIGYPMQMYYGYLTDGVFTDQADIDAWFAHTDQSAFGRNQANTKPGDIRYKDISGPDGVPDGKVDATYDRVYLGSRIPKYTFGVSLNAAYKGFDLNIFLQGVAGVKGMLNNYSAWAFFSEGNVQKWQMEEAFDPENPNRYAKYPRLENIGTAGGHNTQTSDYWVRNASYLRIKNIQLGYTLPKKLLQNSVISSLRIYAAAENPFTFHSYPDGWDPEINSAKDDAYSGGQFYPVLRNFTFGVNLKF; the protein is encoded by the coding sequence ATGAAGTTAACGACAGGTTTTTTGTTATTATGTTCAGCTTTTGCGTTTGCTAATCCGGCAAACTCCCAAAATGCAAAAGTCAGTTTGAACAAGCAACAGGCTCATTTGAGCGAAGTTCTTGAAGCTATCGAAAGTCAAACAGACTATCTGTTTATTTCAAATCGAAACATCGATTTGAAACAGAATGTATCAGTGAATGTGTCGGATGTTTCTGTCCGTGAAGTCTTAGAAACTATTTTGAAAAATACAGGGTTGACCTTTAAGTTGGAAGGCGTGAATATCGTTTTATCCAAAAGAGATGAGGATGCTTCCGCACAGGCAGCCCAACAGGACCGTAAGATCACCGGAACTGTTGTCGACCAGACCGGATATCCTGTGATCGGGGCGAATGTAGTTGTAAAGGGAACAACGAACGGAACGGTAACGGATCTGGACGGGAAGTTTAGCCTTGAAGTTCCGGCCGGAGCTGTTTTATCCATTACTTATATAGGCTACGTAGAGCAGGAAATGAAAGTAGGCAATGAGTCTGTATTGGCCGTTGTTCTGAAGGAAGATTCCCAGGCATTGGATGAAGTCGTAGTTGTAGGATACGGTACACAGAAAAAGGTGAATGTGATCGGTTCTATTGCGATGGTAGGTGCTGAGAAACTGGAGAATCGTGCAACTTCTTCTGTCGTTTCCGCATTGACCGGTCAGATGCCGGGTGTAACGATTACCCAGCCGGGAGGACGTCCGGGCGATAATACAGGTACGATCCGTGTGCGTGGTGTCGGTTCTTTTGGTGCGACACCGGATGCATTGGTACTGATCGATGGTATTCCCGGTAACATGACAGATATCAATCCGAATGATATTGAATCGGTTTCTGTCCTGAAAGATGCTTCTACGGCTGCGATCTATGGAGCACGTGCGGCGAATGGAGTTGTGTTGGTGACGACTAAGCTGGGTAAAGAACAGAAAGTAGCGATTTCCTATAACGGTTATGTCGGTTTTAACCGGGCGACGGAACTGCCTCAATATGTAGATTCATGGGATTATGCCCGCTTGTTGAATCAGGCTGAAGGTATTACCCGCTTTACCGATGCAGATATCCAGGCCATGCGTGACGGCAGCCAACCGGACCGTTGGGCTAATGAGAAGTTTGTCGATGATATTTTCTCCGGAAACGGTATTCAAACCGGTCATGATATATCTGTTACGGGCGGTAACGATCGCAGCCAGTATTTTACCTCATTCGGCTATTTGAGTCAGGATGGTATTGTTCCGGGGAATAACTATTCCCGATATACGGCTCGTGTAAACCTGACATCCAATTTGACTGATAATTTGAAAATGACGGTCCGCATGCGTGGTGATCATGCAACGACCAAAGAGCCGGGTACGGCAGGTGCTATCGATGGCGACGGAATGTTGTTGTTGATCCAGCAGGGATTACGTTTCCCTGGATATCGTCCCTCCATGCTTAGCGACGGGACCTGGGGGCCGGGTGTTAAAAACTTTGGTACTCCGAAAGCCTGGCTGGCTTCCGAATCTTTTTCGGAAAAACCCGTTAAACGCTTTAACGCTACTGTCAGTCTGGATTATGAACCGATAAAAGGTTTGAAGTTGACTGCTACCGGTGCATATAATTTTACGAATGCACAGGAGAAAGATTATAAAGCAACTCTTCCGGTGAATATTGACGGGACGATCAATACGTTAGGCCCATCTAAATTGAAGGAGAAGAATACAAATACGGAATATAAGTCATTCCAGGCGACAGCCAATTATGTGAAGACTTTTAATGAATTGCATAACCTGGATGTATTGGTCGGTTATTCCTGGGAAGACGAAAGAGAACGCGACCTGGAAGCAGGACGTCAGAACTTCCCGAACAACAACTATCCGTATCTGACGGTTGGTTCGCCGGATGTACAGACGAATACCGGCGGTGGTAAAGATTGGGTGATCCAGTCTGTTTTCGGACGTGCTCAATATAACTATGCGGAACGCTATCTGGCAGAAGTAACCATGCGTTATGACGGTTCTTCCCGTTTCCCGTCGGATTCCCGTTATGCATTTTTCCCTTCGGGGGCTATTGGCTGGCGTATTTCGGAAGAAAATTTCATGAAGGAGAATGAAAAACTATCGTTCATTAGTAACCTGAAGTTGAAAGCTTCTGTTGGTATCCTGGGTAATAATAATATAGGTAATTATGCTTACCATTCTGTGTATGTGCTGGGTAATGAATATAACTATCCGCTTGGAGGTGTTATACAGCAAGGGGCACAGTTGGTCAACTATACGGATCCTAAACTGAAGTGGGAAACAACACGTACGGTCGATGCCGGTTTTGAGTCTATCTTGTGGAATGGCTTGCTGAGTGCCAATATCTCTTATTTCCATCGTTATACATACGATATTTTGTTTAAGCCGAATGCCAGTGCTTCTTCCATTTTCGGACTTAATATGAGCGAAGTCAATACAGGTGAAGCGCTCAATCATGGTTGGGAGTTTGAAGTAGGACACAGGAATACGATCGGTGAGTTCAGCTACGGCGTAAATGCTAATTTTAGTGTTATCAATAACGAAGTGAAATCACTGGGAGTGGGTAATGTGGATCAACCGAATGGCATGGTTGGTAACGGTTCTGATCTGTTTATCGGGTATCCGATGCAAATGTATTACGGTTATCTGACTGATGGCGTATTCACGGACCAGGCTGATATCGATGCATGGTTTGCTCATACGGACCAGTCTGCTTTCGGTAGAAACCAGGCAAATACGAAGCCGGGTGATATCCGTTACAAAGATATTTCCGGTCCGGACGGTGTTCCTGATGGAAAAGTGGATGCTACCTATGACCGTGTTTATCTGGGTTCCAGAATCCCGAAATATACATTTGGTGTTTCATTGAATGCAGCTTATAAAGGTTTTGACCTGAATATCTTCTTACAGGGTGTTGCCGGTGTGAAAGGTATGCTGAATAATTATTCTGCCTGGGCATTCTTCTCAGAAGGTAATGTACAGAAATGGCAGATGGAAGAAGCTTTCGATCCGGAAAATCCGAATCGTTATGCGAAGTATCCGCGTCTGGAAAATATCGGAACTGCAGGCGGACATAATACACAGACTTCTGACTATTGGGTTCGTAATGCATCTTATCTGCGTATCAAAAATATACAGCTTGGATATACGCTCCCGAAGAAGTTGTTGCAAAATTCGGTGATTTCAAGTTTACGCATTTATGCGGCTGCAGAAAACCCATTTACCTTCCATAGTTATCCGGATGGCTGGGATCCTGAAATTAACTCGGCTAAAGACGATGCTTATAGTGGTGGACAATTCTATCCTGTCTTGCGTAATTTTACATTTGGCGTGAATCTTAAATTTTAA
- a CDS encoding FecR family protein: MDRHILTRYFLGQSPEAEKEEIRQWLESDEANRQVFISERIRFDASLLVDEQALARKKYFHLSPRVIRYVGIVASVLFLLGGFYAYDTYRNEQLLHAVQTVHVPVGNRTNIILPDGTSVWLNANTTLRYPIAFSSKNREIILDGEAYFEVVKDKKPFIVKTDKYNVEVLGTTFNVEAYADKPAFRTMLYNGKVKLYNSTDPETVFLSPGQTAQLVGGRLEVSSTTDGNSCRWKDGLIYIENKSFDAVMELFEKFYDVRIVVNNQKVGDLGYNGKLRISDGVDHALRVLQNDFPFTYKRDEETNIIYIN; encoded by the coding sequence ATGGATCGACATATATTGACACGTTACTTTTTAGGACAAAGCCCGGAGGCTGAAAAAGAAGAGATACGACAATGGCTGGAAAGCGATGAAGCCAATCGTCAGGTTTTTATCAGCGAAAGGATTCGGTTCGATGCTTCTTTGCTGGTAGACGAACAGGCATTGGCCCGTAAAAAGTATTTTCATCTTTCTCCGCGGGTCATCCGTTATGTGGGAATTGTTGCATCGGTGTTGTTTTTGCTGGGAGGTTTCTATGCTTATGACACTTATCGGAACGAACAACTGCTGCATGCAGTCCAGACAGTGCATGTTCCTGTCGGTAACCGGACAAACATAATATTGCCGGATGGTACGAGTGTTTGGTTGAATGCCAATACGACTTTGCGCTATCCCATCGCATTCTCTTCTAAAAACAGAGAAATCATATTGGATGGGGAAGCTTATTTTGAGGTGGTAAAAGACAAGAAACCTTTCATTGTAAAAACAGATAAATATAATGTAGAGGTGTTGGGTACGACTTTCAATGTAGAAGCCTATGCCGATAAGCCGGCATTTAGGACAATGCTTTACAACGGAAAAGTGAAACTATATAATTCGACAGATCCCGAAACAGTTTTTCTCTCGCCCGGACAAACGGCTCAGTTGGTGGGAGGCCGCTTGGAAGTCTCTTCTACAACCGACGGGAATAGTTGCCGTTGGAAAGACGGTCTGATTTATATTGAGAATAAATCGTTTGATGCTGTTATGGAATTGTTTGAGAAATTTTACGATGTCAGGATTGTGGTTAATAACCAAAAAGTCGGTGATCTCGGATATAATGGGAAGCTGCGTATTTCAGATGGAGTGGACCATGCCTTGCGTGTGTTGCAGAACGATTTCCCATTCACCTATAAGCGCGATGAAGAAACTAACATTATATATATTAACTAA
- a CDS encoding RNA polymerase sigma-70 factor: protein MSTYRDIINPLEVNSEMNFATFYNTYHQRFVRYAYYYVNDEPTAEDMTHDALLYYWENRHKLAADMDVLGYILQSVKNKCLNYLKHVQVEWEYSKNYANLYDWEIDMRIQTLESESYATIFTKDILKIVEDSLAELPEQTREIFLLNRLKNKPRKEIAQLLGVSQQKIDYHINKANDHLKHRLKDYVPFLLLFFN from the coding sequence TTGAGTACCTATAGAGACATAATAAATCCTTTGGAAGTCAATTCTGAAATGAACTTTGCAACGTTTTACAATACGTATCATCAGCGTTTTGTACGGTATGCCTATTATTATGTGAATGATGAACCGACAGCTGAAGACATGACCCATGATGCATTGCTTTATTATTGGGAAAATCGGCATAAGCTGGCGGCAGACATGGATGTGTTAGGTTATATACTTCAGTCGGTAAAGAATAAATGCCTTAATTATCTGAAGCATGTGCAGGTAGAATGGGAGTATAGTAAAAATTATGCTAATCTGTACGACTGGGAGATCGATATGCGTATCCAGACGTTGGAGAGTGAAAGCTATGCAACTATTTTCACAAAAGATATTCTCAAAATAGTAGAAGATTCCCTGGCTGAGTTACCCGAACAAACCAGGGAGATCTTCTTGTTAAACAGACTGAAAAATAAACCCAGGAAAGAAATTGCTCAACTGTTGGGTGTCTCCCAGCAGAAGATCGATTACCATATAAATAAGGCGAATGACCATCTTAAACATCGCCTGAAAGACTACGTCCCCTTTCTCCTTTTATTCTTTAATTGA
- a CDS encoding sulfatase, whose amino-acid sequence MKKTLCVSTLLCLAGQPLLAQERPNVVVFLVDDMGLMDTSLPFLTDKAGNPVRYPLNDWYRTPNMERMARQGVRFSTFYAQSVSSPSRASIMTGQNATRHGTTNWINAESNNKTPFGPRGWNWKGISKNDVTLPRVLHDAGYKTIHVGKAHFGCQHSEGENPQNIGFDVNIAGSSIGHPGSYYGENGYGNIKGQKSRAVPGLQKYHGTDVFLSEALTLEANEQITQAVEEKKPFFLYMSHYAVHSPFEADKRFTEHYNYTGKPKVAADFATLIEGMDKSLGDIMDHLEDLGIAENTLILFLGDNGSDAPLGDDKGYTSSAPLRGKKGTEFEGGMRVPFIACWGKPDENNPVQKKLPIEVGGIQCQMGTVMDIYPTVLSLVGAQNPQGHIVDGVDLSTQFQGKKNRNRSGKFLMHFPHEHRGSYFTSYIDGDWKLIYYYNPERPSEPGYRLYNLKKDPNETLDLSMRDKGRVRKMVQAMSAQLEAEGALYPEDAKGNPLKPFFSNSI is encoded by the coding sequence ATGAAAAAAACTCTATGTGTATCGACGTTATTATGCCTGGCCGGGCAACCTTTACTGGCGCAGGAACGTCCGAATGTTGTTGTTTTCCTGGTTGATGATATGGGACTGATGGACACCTCCCTGCCGTTTCTGACGGATAAGGCGGGTAATCCTGTCCGTTATCCGCTGAATGATTGGTATCGGACTCCCAATATGGAGCGTATGGCTCGCCAAGGAGTCCGTTTCTCCACCTTCTATGCCCAGAGTGTTAGTTCTCCTTCCCGTGCATCCATCATGACGGGACAGAATGCCACAAGACATGGCACTACCAACTGGATAAACGCAGAAAGTAATAACAAAACCCCTTTCGGTCCAAGAGGCTGGAATTGGAAAGGTATATCGAAAAATGATGTGACATTACCCCGTGTCCTGCATGATGCCGGATACAAAACAATCCATGTAGGCAAAGCCCATTTCGGTTGCCAGCACAGTGAAGGCGAAAATCCTCAGAATATAGGTTTCGATGTGAATATCGCCGGTTCTTCCATTGGGCATCCCGGCAGTTACTACGGTGAGAACGGCTATGGGAATATTAAAGGACAAAAGAGTCGTGCCGTACCGGGACTGCAAAAATATCATGGTACAGACGTCTTTCTGAGCGAAGCCCTGACCCTGGAAGCAAATGAACAGATCACACAGGCCGTGGAAGAGAAGAAGCCTTTCTTCCTGTATATGTCTCATTATGCAGTACATTCGCCGTTTGAAGCCGATAAACGTTTTACCGAACATTACAATTATACGGGAAAACCAAAAGTTGCTGCTGATTTTGCAACCTTAATAGAAGGAATGGATAAGTCGTTGGGTGATATCATGGATCACCTGGAAGACCTGGGCATCGCCGAAAATACATTGATCTTGTTCCTGGGTGATAACGGTTCGGATGCTCCGTTGGGCGACGATAAAGGCTATACCTCATCCGCCCCTTTGCGAGGAAAGAAAGGAACGGAGTTTGAAGGCGGCATGCGTGTTCCGTTTATCGCTTGTTGGGGAAAGCCAGACGAAAATAACCCGGTTCAAAAGAAGTTGCCGATCGAAGTAGGCGGTATTCAATGCCAGATGGGAACGGTAATGGATATTTATCCGACTGTATTATCCTTGGTCGGTGCACAGAATCCGCAGGGACATATCGTGGATGGTGTCGATCTCAGTACCCAGTTTCAGGGAAAGAAGAACCGTAACCGTTCGGGAAAGTTCCTGATGCATTTCCCTCATGAGCATCGCGGAAGTTATTTCACCTCTTATATAGATGGTGATTGGAAACTGATTTATTACTATAATCCGGAAAGACCTTCCGAACCCGGTTATCGTTTATATAACCTGAAGAAAGACCCGAACGAAACACTCGATCTGTCCATGCGTGACAAAGGCCGTGTGCGGAAGATGGTACAGGCCATGAGTGCCCAGCTTGAAGCTGAAGGGGCGCTTTATCCGGAGGATGCGAAAGGTAATCCGTTGAAGCCCTTCTTCTCAAACTCCATCTAA
- a CDS encoding alkaline phosphatase family protein, translating to MRRIYYLLLVCLCCTSLFAKTKKAVYIIIDGVPADQIERLHTPAIFDIASRGAYARAYTGGEIGQYSQTATISAIGYTNLLTATWFNKHNVGGNSDLQPNYNYWTIFRIAKEQPKNYKTAIYSSWTDNRTVLIGEGKKETNHLKIDYVKDGYDLDTIRFPKKEKDLHIFDIDEQISKDAAEGIRKDAPDLSWVYLWYTDDAGHIAGNGAFFDEYVRKADDQVARIWEAVKYREANFDEEWMIVVTTDHGRGENGHGHGGQSWRERTTWISTNVPVNSHFTAGGLAITDIAPSICRYMGFEVPQAVLWEQDGMPFIGKTDIYDLQTMPYDNTVELSWKSYSNDAPVTVYAAADNKFKEGGKDEWVKLATLPAGTKNYTVDLQALPASKFYKFVVVAPGNHLNRWLQK from the coding sequence ATGAGACGTATTTATTATTTGTTGCTGGTATGCCTGTGTTGCACCAGTTTGTTTGCAAAAACCAAGAAAGCCGTGTATATAATCATTGACGGGGTTCCTGCCGACCAGATCGAGCGGCTTCACACGCCCGCCATATTCGATATTGCTTCCAGGGGAGCGTATGCGAGGGCTTATACGGGCGGTGAGATAGGACAATATTCTCAAACGGCAACGATTTCTGCTATCGGCTATACCAATTTGCTGACAGCTACCTGGTTTAACAAACATAATGTAGGCGGTAACTCCGACCTGCAGCCCAATTATAACTACTGGACTATCTTCCGGATTGCCAAAGAACAGCCGAAAAACTACAAAACGGCTATCTATTCCAGTTGGACGGATAACCGTACAGTCCTGATCGGAGAGGGAAAGAAGGAAACAAACCATCTGAAAATAGATTATGTGAAAGACGGCTACGACCTGGACACGATCCGTTTTCCGAAGAAAGAGAAGGACTTGCATATCTTCGATATCGACGAGCAAATCTCGAAAGATGCCGCGGAAGGAATCCGTAAGGATGCACCCGATCTGAGCTGGGTGTATCTGTGGTACACCGACGATGCGGGACATATTGCTGGCAACGGCGCTTTTTTCGATGAATATGTGCGGAAGGCGGACGACCAGGTTGCCCGTATCTGGGAAGCGGTCAAGTATCGCGAAGCCAATTTCGACGAAGAATGGATGATCGTCGTAACGACCGATCACGGCCGTGGCGAGAACGGTCACGGACATGGTGGGCAGTCCTGGCGCGAACGCACTACCTGGATTTCGACGAATGTTCCGGTAAACAGCCATTTCACGGCAGGCGGATTGGCTATCACGGACATTGCCCCTTCCATTTGTCGCTATATGGGGTTTGAAGTTCCGCAGGCTGTCCTCTGGGAACAGGATGGAATGCCATTCATCGGAAAGACCGATATCTACGATTTACAGACGATGCCTTACGATAATACAGTCGAGTTGTCCTGGAAATCTTATTCGAACGATGCGCCGGTCACTGTTTATGCTGCTGCGGATAATAAATTCAAGGAAGGAGGCAAAGACGAATGGGTCAAGTTGGCAACCCTTCCTGCCGGAACAAAGAATTATACGGTAGATCTTCAGGCTTTGCCAGCTTCAAAGTTCTATAAGTTCGTAGTCGTGGCACCCGGAAATCACTTGAACCGCTGGTTACAGAAATAA
- a CDS encoding alpha/beta hydrolase produces the protein MRRKLFFTTLLISLAISIYAQYVPDVLGDGYLRRTFQMPDDYEGKVVCTLVKKPQLTDVKQAVLYIHGYNDYFFQKQLGDSVNAHGYNFYAMDLRKYGRSILPNQNPFFCKSLTEYFADIDTALATIRSEGNDKILLMAHSTGGLITPLYLDSKKGNLPVDGLILNSPFLDWNFGWFMEKVAIPAVAFIGRFFPNLTVQGEGDASYAHSLLKQFKGEWEYDTNWKMINGHPKKAGWIKAIQEGQKKIRKGLQLDCPVLVMSSDKSFPETKEWHNEYLSSDIVLNVHDIQKYAPKLGDYVTRDTIPNGMHDLILSEKPSRDYTYLMVFDWMEKK, from the coding sequence ATGAGACGCAAACTGTTTTTTACAACCTTACTTATTTCGTTGGCTATCAGCATTTATGCACAATACGTCCCCGATGTGCTGGGAGACGGATACCTGCGGCGTACGTTTCAAATGCCCGACGATTATGAAGGGAAAGTGGTCTGCACATTGGTAAAAAAGCCCCAGCTGACGGATGTGAAACAGGCGGTATTATATATCCACGGTTATAACGACTATTTCTTCCAAAAGCAGCTGGGAGACAGCGTGAATGCGCATGGTTACAACTTTTACGCGATGGATCTGAGGAAATACGGGCGCTCGATCCTGCCGAACCAAAATCCTTTTTTCTGCAAAAGTCTTACGGAATATTTCGCCGATATCGATACGGCGCTGGCAACCATACGGTCGGAAGGAAACGATAAAATCCTGCTGATGGCACACTCCACGGGAGGATTGATCACCCCGCTCTATCTGGATAGTAAAAAAGGAAACCTCCCGGTAGACGGACTGATACTGAACAGTCCTTTCCTGGACTGGAACTTCGGTTGGTTTATGGAGAAGGTGGCTATTCCGGCCGTCGCATTTATCGGGCGGTTCTTCCCTAACCTGACCGTACAAGGTGAAGGCGACGCATCGTACGCGCATAGTCTCCTGAAACAATTCAAAGGGGAATGGGAATATGATACAAACTGGAAAATGATCAACGGACACCCGAAAAAAGCCGGTTGGATTAAGGCGATTCAGGAGGGACAAAAGAAGATCAGAAAAGGATTGCAACTGGATTGTCCGGTACTGGTTATGTCGTCCGACAAATCGTTTCCGGAGACGAAAGAATGGCATAACGAATATCTGTCATCCGATATTGTACTCAATGTGCACGACATCCAGAAGTATGCTCCCAAACTAGGTGATTATGTGACCCGCGACACGATACCGAACGGTATGCACGATTTGATCCTCTCCGAAAAACCATCGCGTGATTATACCTACCTGATGGTTTTCGACTGGATGGAAAAGAAGTAA
- a CDS encoding protein kinase domain-containing protein, producing the protein MNEKQLFLEFLESEKHRISLSLGECQLDSKPLGRSEAGIVFKGRMNGNDVALKFFLYNGDDVGKEKWLSKLKAKYLVISLLETRNNIVQYADFDMITVQGQEIPVLIMKLYRCSLEEYRSILSVDSFLKLFHFLTNTVQFLHSMGIIHGAITPRNILVDDHNDFVLTDIAMAENTDPDYSDIAAIGEILRWYAFGNTNSDVTISKVFPALKFYDRIVERCLTQDSRLRFHTVDEMLAFVEIQKERDPNDLLKEFSLICRKNFPKELPEFVHCSDQKKINKLFSEFVERKEFFGSNLVYFTDVERNIFSPQLCKNGYIKFDNSAQLRILDIWIHSDTDMRNDYILVHHSNTSPEKVNGKDVYRWAVYEDRTLITWEEAMNGFAESDGDIIALDRTKIEFYNRLPREGYFFIALNHLHSLINPANIGTLRDYFFRFSFSYVNRYILEDMNNLTKQHVMAPSRK; encoded by the coding sequence ATGAATGAAAAACAGTTATTTTTGGAATTTCTAGAAAGCGAAAAGCATAGAATTTCATTATCTTTGGGGGAGTGTCAGCTTGACTCCAAGCCTTTGGGCAGAAGCGAAGCTGGCATAGTCTTCAAGGGCCGAATGAATGGGAACGATGTTGCCCTGAAGTTTTTTCTATATAATGGGGACGATGTAGGAAAAGAAAAATGGTTAAGTAAACTTAAAGCTAAATACCTGGTAATATCCTTGCTTGAAACGAGGAATAATATTGTTCAATATGCAGACTTTGATATGATAACCGTGCAGGGACAGGAAATCCCCGTGTTGATAATGAAACTGTATAGATGTTCACTGGAAGAATACAGGAGCATCCTTTCTGTGGATTCTTTTCTTAAGTTATTCCATTTCCTTACTAATACCGTTCAGTTCCTGCATAGTATGGGGATTATACATGGCGCTATCACCCCGCGTAATATACTAGTTGATGATCATAATGATTTTGTGTTGACAGATATTGCGATGGCAGAGAATACGGATCCGGACTATTCAGATATAGCCGCCATAGGAGAAATCCTGCGATGGTATGCTTTTGGTAATACGAATAGCGATGTAACTATCAGTAAGGTTTTTCCAGCTTTGAAATTCTATGATCGTATTGTAGAACGTTGTTTGACACAAGACTCTCGTCTGCGTTTCCATACGGTGGACGAGATGCTGGCATTCGTCGAGATTCAGAAGGAACGCGATCCGAACGATTTGTTGAAAGAGTTCAGTCTGATCTGTCGTAAGAACTTTCCGAAAGAACTGCCCGAGTTTGTACACTGCTCGGACCAGAAGAAGATAAACAAACTGTTTTCCGAATTCGTCGAAAGAAAGGAATTCTTTGGAAGTAACCTTGTCTATTTTACAGATGTCGAGCGGAATATATTTTCTCCACAGCTATGCAAGAACGGTTATATCAAGTTTGACAATTCGGCCCAACTTCGTATCCTCGATATCTGGATACATAGCGATACCGATATGCGTAATGACTATATTCTTGTGCATCATTCTAATACATCCCCTGAAAAGGTTAACGGCAAAGATGTCTATCGTTGGGCTGTCTACGAGGATCGCACACTGATAACCTGGGAAGAGGCAATGAACGGATTTGCCGAGAGCGATGGCGATATAATAGCCCTCGACCGTACAAAGATCGAGTTTTATAACCGGTTGCCCCGCGAAGGTTACTTTTTCATTGCATTGAACCACCTGCATAGCCTGATTAATCCAGCTAATATCGGTACATTGCGGGATTACTTTTTCCGATTCAGTTTTAGCTATGTCAATAGATATATTCTTGAAGATATGAATAATCTGACGAAGCAGCATGTGATGGCTCCTAGCAGAAAGTAA